One Streptomyces sp. 840.1 genomic window, GCCGCACCGGGCCGCGCGCCGGCGTCGTCCGCCCCGGGCATCAGTACCTCACCTCGGCCGGTCGAGCCGCTGGATGAGCAGTTCGGCCAGCCGGTCGCGGCCGGCCGGCGCAGCGGCGTGGGTGAGATAGATGGCGTTCAACAGCTGGTCCGTGGCGAGGAGTTCACTGCGCGACCGTTCCAGGAAGCGGGTGATGAGGTCCTCGCTGGAGCGGGCCGCCTCCTCGCCCAGATGGGCCTTGACGAAGGAGGCGAGGCGCTTGTGGTCGGGGCGGTCGAGCTCCAGGTGGATACAGCGGCGCATCAGGGGGGCCGGGAAGTCCCGCTCGCCGTTGCTGGTGAGGACGACGAAGGGGAACGCCCGGCACTGCACCCGGCCGCCCTTGATCCGTACCTTGTTGCCGTCGTGGTCCAGCACGTCCGCCTCGCCGTCGGGCAGCCGGTCCACGATCCGCTCCAGCTCGGGGATGGCGAACTCGCCCTCCTCCAGCACGTTGAGCAGGTCGTTCGGCAGGTCGATATCGCTCTTGTCGAGCTCGTCGATGAGCAGCACCCGGGGCCGGTCCGAGGGCAGCAGGGCGGTGCCGAGGGGGCCGAGCCGGATGTAACTGCCCACGTTCTGGGCCGAGTCGGATCCGACGACGCCGTCCGCGGCCGCGTGCGAGGCGATCTGGACGTCCTGCAGCCGGGCGATCGCGTCGTAGTGGTAGAGGCCGTCCAGGAGGGTGGAGCGGCTGACGATGGGCCAGCGCAGCACCTTGCCGAATTCGAGTTCGCGGGCGACGGAGTGGGCCAGGGTGCTCTTTCCGGCCCCCGGGTCCCCGGTGACGAGCAGCGGCCGCCGCAGATACAGCGCGGCGTTGATCATCTCGAGTTCCTCGGCGCCCGGCCGGTGCTCCTCCGCGATGCGTCCGGGGATGCCGAGGCGGCGGTCGGCCGAGTCGTTCCCGTCCGCCGGGGTTCCCCGGCCGCCGGAGAAGTCGCGCCAGGGCGGCGGGGGCGGCAACTGCGGTAAACCGTCGTGCGGTTCACCGATTCCTCGGTAGATGAGCCACTCACTCGGTTCACTCATGGCGTGGTCCTTGTGTCACTCGTCCGCCGGGCACGGCAGCTGGTCCGCCGGGGACGGCAGCCGTCGAACGTGCCTTACCGTAGCGATCAGGCGCACCCCCCGTAAGGGGATCGGCGCGGTCCTTCGGGTGATGTACGGCGCGTCCGGTCACGGCGCCTCCAGGAGTTCGTCCGAACCGGGCAGCGGATGGTGCGGATCGTCATAGAACAGGGTGATTCCGTCGGACCAGTACGTCTCGGTGCGTTCCGCACTCACTGCTTTTCTCAACTCCAGTATTTTCAGAGGCAGTCCGTCACGGGACCGGGCGTCGGACACGGCCTCGGCGACCCGTCGGTGGAACTCCCGGCAGACCGTGTCGGTCTCCGTCGGCCGCCGTTGCAGCAGGGCCACTCCGAAGCCGGTCTCCAGCACCCGGACCGCCCCGGCCGTGATCTCCGGGTCCGGCCGGCTGCCGTAACGGCAGAGCACCGGCACGCTGTCGTGGGCCAGAGTGCGCAGCTGCGCGACCTCCGGTACGCGTACCCGCAATTCGTTCTCGCAGTCGACGACTTCGGCCCGTGTCGCGGCGCCCGGAGTGAGCTTCCAGCGCGCCAGGCGCTCCTCGGCCGGCCCGTGTACGGCGCTGCGAAGGACCACCGGGCGCAGGACGCCGAGCGGCAGGCCGTCCGGGGGGAGCTCCCAGCGGTCGACCTCCAGGCCGAACAGCGCGGGGGTGACGGCGACCTGCAGCAGGGCGGGACTGCCCGGCTCGTCGCACTGCCGGAAGGCCTCGGTCAGCGCGGCCGCGAGCCGGCCCGGCAGCGGGTCGAGCACGGCGCCCTGGCTGTCCTCGTCGACGGGCAGCATCTCCCCGGTGTGGCGGACGACGCCGATCCGCCAGTCGTAGCGGTCCCGGGCCCAGCCCTGGGGTTCCAGCGCCAGCAGGACGCAGGGGCGTTCGCCGTGGCGGACGGGACCGCCCGTCCGGACGCCGGCCTGGCGGCGGTTCTCCTCCAGGCGGAGCCGGACGGCCGCCCACTCCATGGCGAGCTGCCGGCGGAAGTCCCGGGAGAGCTCCTCCTCCGCGATCCGCTTCACCCATTCCCACAGCGACTTGGCCGCTGTCCTGGTGGAGGGCACGTCGAAGGGCCGGTCGGCGGCGAGGACGCCCATGCAGTAGCGCAGGACCAGTTCGAGCGGGGCGTCCCGGTCGCGGGCGCGGGTGTCGTACAGGGCGCCCAGCCCGTCCCGCCAGCCGCGCGGGGCCGGGCGGTGGTCACGGGAGTGGACGCCGGGCAGCGCGTCCAGGATGAGGAGCAGGCCGCGGGTGCTGACCGGGGGCGGGAACTCTGCGAGCCGCCCGAGCAGGTCGGCCCGCCGTTTGGGGCCGAGCACGCCGCCGGGCGGGGACGCCAGCTCGCTCTGCACGTCGGCCCAGGTCCGCTCGGTGCTGGCCGGGCTGTTGTGCCGGTCCGCGTGGTAGCGGTCGTGGGCGTGGAAGACGGACTGGTAGGTGTCGTCGGCCTCGGTCTCCACGGGCGCGGACGGCACCTTCAGGGTGCGCAGCCGCTCGATCCCCACGGCCGTTCCGCCCTGGTGGTTGTCGAGCCGCGACTTGATCACCCCGACCACCTCGCCCCGGGCGAGATCGACCACGGGCCCGCCGGACATGCCCGGCTCCAGCCAGTCGCCGTCGAGCCGGACGACCTGTTCGGCGTCGTCCGACGCGCCGTAGGCCCCCTTCACCACGCAGACGCCGCTGCGCTTCAGCAGCCCGCCGCCCTGCGAGGGCGCCCAGCCCACGCAGTGGATCTCCCGGCTGCGGAGCATCGCCTCCGAGCGCTCGGTGACGTACACGCAGGTGTGCTCGACGGGCCGCTGGAGCTTGATGAGCGCGAGATCGGGGGCCGGCCAGCCGGTGAGGCCCTGCGGGCGGGCGCCGGGCATGGCGACGACGACCTTGCCCGGCACCTCGCTCAGTTCGGTGCTGTAGCGGTCCTCCTTGAACCACACGTTCACCACGCCCCCCTCCCCCCGCATCGCCACGTGCGCACACGTGAGGATCCAGCTCGGCGCGATGAAGAAACCGCTCCCCAGGAACTCCCCGCCGGGTCCGTCATGGGCATACCCGGCCCCGGGTCGATGGATGCGCACGGTCGCGTCATGCACGAGGCCCATGAGAGCAGTCTCCGACTGCCCCGGGCCCCCCTCTGCGCCCCCGTCGCCCTCGGAGCTCATGCCCCGCCGCCGGTGGTGTCGCCCGCCCCGTCCGGATGCGCCGGGGCGCCGGGGGACGCACCGGCGGGCGGGCCGGGGGGCGCGGGCGCCGGTGCGACCGGCGGCGCCCCCGGGGGCGCGAACGGAACCGGCGGCACGTACCCCGGCGTCCCGGCCGGCCCGGGGGCCTGCGCGGGTACGGGGGCGGGCGCGGGCGGGGGTGGGTCGACGGGCGGCCCGCCGCCGTTCCAGGTGAGCGTGACCTTGATGGCCCCCTTGGCCTCGCCGTCCGCGAGGAGCCCGACGATCCGGCCCGACTTGGCGGTGAGCTCGATCCCGAACTCGACACTCACCTCGTCCGGCCGCACGGCGCGCAGCGGCACGGCGAGCGAGCGCGCGACGCTGGTCACCACACCTTGCAGGCTCTCGACCCGGGCCTGCACCTGGTCCGCGATGTCGCCGAACCCGGTGTCCGTGTACGTCGGACCGGACCCGGGCGCCGGACCGTCCAGCTCCTCGGCTCCCGAGATCCGGGCCCAGACCGGCGTGCCGTCCGGCATCTCAATGCGCGTAATACGGGCCACACTGTCGCTCATGACACCCCCCGCTCCCCAACTACCCGCAGGTTAACGGCCGTAGTCGGCCGATGCGAGGTAGTTGGACATGACGCAGATGCTCGGCGGCCCGGTTCTCGGCCGGTCCGCACGGCCGGGAGCGTCCTCTTGCGTGCGGGCCGGCCGGCCGGCGGGGAAAGGGCCCGCCGCTCATGGAAGCGGCGGGCCCGGCAGATCACCCCTGGTTCCACCAGATGAGGCCGGTGACGACGGCCCCGCCGACTGCGGACGCCAGGCCGTAGACCAGTCCATGACCGGCGGTGAGCGCGAGGGACCGCAGATCACGGCGCCGCCCCGCCGGGACGTCTCCCCCGGCGGACGGCACCGCTGGCAGGGCGCCGCGCGACGCCTGGCGCCGCGAGGGGAGGGCCGACGTGCCTTCCGAATCGCCCGTAGGCTCGAATGCGCAACCCATGGTTCTCTCCTTTGATCGGTGGAGCTACTGGGCAAGGCACGCGGCCTCCTGTTCACAGCAGGGGGCCGCAGCCGTTTCGTACGCCTCCTCTCGGCATCACTCGTCCGTCACTCCACGACTCCGGGCAGGGGCCCGGAGGGGTCGTCGTAGTACAAGACAATGCCGTCGGGCCGGTCGCGCCGACCGGCTCTGAAATCGGCGCCTCCCCCATGGCAGTGCGCCTCGGCCGTCGGCGGAATGCCCCACGGACGGCGTCGGCCACCCGATCCCGCCCCGGCCGTGCGAAGCGATGGTCATCGGGGCGGCACAGCACCGGCACCGTTCGGCATCGGCTCCCCTCCCCGCACGTTCCCCGCCCGGCCTGTCAGGCCGTAGCCGGACGCCGGGCGATGGATGCGTACGGTGGCGTCCTCCACCAGGCCTCTCGGGCCATGGCGCATGGCGAGCTTCACGAGGACCTGCGGCGTGCGGGGCCAACGCGCTTCACTAAACTTGCGCCATGTACTTCACCGACCGCGGTATCGAGGAGCTGGAGAAGCGGCGAGGCGAGGAAGAGGTCACCTTCGAGTGGCTCGCCGAGCAGCTTCGTACGTTCGTCGACCTGAACCCCGACTTCGAGGTGCCGGTCGAGCGCCTCGCCACCTGGCTGGCCCGGCTGGACGACGAGGACGAAGACGAGGACTGATCAGCGCAGGATGTTCAGGGCCCGTCCGGCCCGCCGTCCCTGATCCGGTCGTACGCGAGACCGAGCGCACCGTGCACCATCAGCAACGCCCCGGCGAAGACCCAGCCGCCGCTGCGCCGGCCGGCTCCCCAGAGGGCGAGCGGGAGTCCGGCTGCCAGCTGGGCGCCGGCCAGGGCGCGGGCCCGGGGCCCGCGCATCCAGGGGCCCATGCGGCCGTTCTCGACCGCGTCGAGCTCGACCCTCACCGCGTCGCGCCAGCCGGCCCACGTGATCAGCTCGGCCTCGGGCCGGGCACCGGCTCCGGCGGTCAGTGCGGCGGCGGGTTCACCGGGGTCGAGCCCGGCCGGGAGCGTCAGCCCGATGCGGGTGAGGACGGCGAGCAGCCCGCGCAGCCGGGTGCGGGCGTCCGCCTCCGGGTCGGGGCGGGTGAGGGCTTCGAGCGCCTGGACGTCCGGTACGGGATCGAGGCCGAGCCGCTCGGCGAACGTACGCATCGCCTCGTCCTCGCCCACCGGGGTCCCGTCCGCGAGCCAGACGTAGCCGACCGGCCGGCGGAAGCCCGCGGCCAGGGTGCAGCCGGCCCGGTCGCCGTCCCACCAGAGCGCGAGGACCGGCCAGGTGGAGCCGACCGCGAGTGCGGTGGCCCAGCCTCCCAGCACCCGCTCGACGGGTTCGGCCGGCTCCCCCGCGCCCCGTTCGCGCCGGTCCTGCCAGGGCGTTCCCTCGGGCACGAGGACGCTCCACCCCTCTCCGGCGGGCGCGAGCAGCATCCGTTCGCGCAGCAGGTGGGCGACCGGCCGTACGGCATCGGGTTCGGCCCGGCACAGCAGCAGTGCACCCACGGGTGATGTCGCGTCCATGCGTCACACCGTAGGACAGTTCAGCGGGATTCATTACCCTTTGGGGCGATTTGGGCTATCGACCTCACTTCGGCGTCCGCCCCGACCGGCCTTGACTTCCCCCATCCGCGATATATCGTGTTCTGCAAGAGACGCGATATGTTGCGTCGTTCGCGCTCCCCGGGAGGTCAGATCCATGCCTGTGTCGACGTGGGCCATCGCCGAGCCTCAGAAACTCACCTTCGACGAACCCGTGACGGCGCTCAGGGTGCGCATCGTCAACGGCACGGTCAATGTCGTCGGCACCGACGAACCGACCGCCCGGCTCGAGGTCACCGGTATCGAGGGACCGCCGCTGATCGTGACCCAGCAGGACGGCGTCCTCACCGTCACCTACGAGGACCTGGCCTGGCAGGGCCTCCTCAAGTGGTTCGACCGCAAGGGCTGGCACCGCAACGCGGCCGTCTCCCTCGCCGTCCCCGCCGGATCGGGCGTTGAGGTCGGCGTGGTCGGCGCAGGGGCGTTCGTCTCCGGAATCCGCGGCCGTACGGACGTACGCGGCGTCACCGGCGACACCACCCTCGTCGGACTCGCGGGCCCGGTCGGCGCGGAGACCGTGTCCGGCAACCTGGAGGCCCAGGCCGTCACCGGTGATCTGCGCTTCCACTCGGTCTCGGGCGACCTGACGGTCATAGAGGGCGCCGGCATCTCCGTACAGGCCGAATCGGTCAGCGGCGACATGGTCCTCGACCTGGACCCGACCGGCCGCCCCACGGACATCCGGCTCACCACCGTCTCCGGCGAGGTCGCCATCCGGCTGCCGCACCCGGCGGACGCGAAGGTGGAGGCGAACACCGCGAGCGGCTCCGTCTCCAACGGCTTCGAGGACCTCCGGGTCAACGGCCAGTGGGGCGCGAAGCGGATCACCGGCACGCTCGGCTCCGGGGCCGGGACGCTGAAGGCGACAACGGTCTCGGGGTCCATCGCCCTGCTCCGCCGCCCCCCTGCGGAGGACGACGCGCACGCCGCCGAGCCGACCGGAAAGGTGCTCTGACATGCCCCCCGTATTCGCCCACGGCCGCCTGCGCCTCTACCTGCTGAAGCTGCTCGACGAGGCGCCCCGCCACGGCTACGAGGTGATCCGGCTGCTGGAGGAACGCTTCCAGGGGCTGTACGCACCCTCGGCCGGCACGGTCTACCCGCGGCTGGCCAAGCTGGAGGCCGAGGGCCTGGTCACCCACGCCACCGAGGGCGGCCGCAAGGTCTACTCGATCACCGACGCCGGCCGCGCCGAACTCGCGGGACGCACCGGCGAACTGGCCGATCTGGAGCTGGAGATCCGGGAGTCGGTCTCCGAGCTGGCCGCCGAGATCCGCGACGACGTGCGAGGGGCGGCCGGCAAGCTGCGCAGCGACATGCGCGCCGCCGCCGACGAGTCCCGGCACACCACCGGCTCCCGTCCGGGCGGGAAGGCCGGCAAGGAGTCCCCCTTCGGCGGATTCGGGGACTTCGGGGGCCTCGGCGACCTGTCCGACCTCAGCGACAAGGAGGCGTGGCGGACCGCGAAGGAGGAGCTGCGCAAGGCCCGGCAGGAGTGGAAGGAGCAGGCCCGCCGGGCGAAGGACGAGTCCCGCCGCGCCCGCGAGGACGCCCAGCAGGCCCGCCGCCAGGCCAAGGAGGCCCAGGACCGGGCGCGCGAGCAGATGCAGAACGCCGCCCGCCAGGTCCAGGAGCACTTCGCCCGGGGCGACTGGCCGGCCGGGGTACGGGAGGGTCTCGCGGAGATCACCGGCCAGCTGGGCGCCTTCGCCCGCACCGGCACCCGGCCTCCGTACAGCGAGCCCGAGCCCGCAGGCGCCGACCCCGACTGGGGCAAGGACTCGGGCGGCACGGGCGACCCCGCACGCGATCTGGACCGCCTGCTCGACCGCTTCCGGGACGACATCCGGGACGCGGCCAGGGACCGGGGGGTGACGGAGGAGCAGCTCACGGACGCCCGCCGCCACCTGTCGACGGCGGCGGCCCACATCGGGGCGCTCCTGCGCAAGGACGCCGACGGCGGTACGAAGTAGGGACCGGCGGCGGTGCGAAGCACGCAGCGGCGGGCGACCGGGGGTGTTCCCCGGTCGCCCGCCGCTCGTCCCGGCCCCCGGTCCGGGGAAGGCCCCGGGCCGACCGCCGCTCGGCGCGCTCCCGTTCAGCCCGCCCTGCGGTCCTGCTGCGCGCCACCGTCCCCGTAGAGCGCGCGCTCGACCGCCGCGTAGCTCGCACCGTGCTCGGCGAGCACGTCGGCGACGACACCGGGGGACGCGGCCAGGGCCAGAAGCAGGTGTTCCTCGCCGATGAACCTGTCGCCCCGGCCGAGCGCGATGCGCAGGGACTTCTCCAGGATCGTCTTGGACCCGCGGGTGAACCGGCCGCCGATCCGCTTGCGGCGGTCCGCCTGCCCGTCCCGCAGGGCCCCCTCACCGTGCGCCTCCTCGACGCGGGAGACGATCGCGGTGAGATCGATACCGATGCCCGCGAGGGCGTCGGCATCGGCCTGCGTCATGCCGCCGCGCCTGCGCGCTTCGGCCAGCGCGGCCTCCACCGACGCCCTGCGGTCCGTGAGGCCCAGCGCGGCGGCGGCGAAGGAGGCCCGGCCGCCCTCCTGGTCCAGCAGCGCGAGCAGCAGATGCTCCTCGGTGACCGGGCCGGCCCCGGTCCGGTCGGCGTGGGTGACGGCGCCGGTCACGGTGGCGCGGGCGCCCCTGGTGAATCGCTCGAACATCAATGCCTCCCGTACTTCTTGTGCACGGCCTGGCGGCTGACGCCCAGTTCGGCCGCGATCTCCTGCCACGACCAGCCCTGGACCCGGGCGCTTCTGACTTGTACGGCTTCGAGTTGTTCCAGCAGTCGTCGCAGCGCGGCGACCGACCGCAGCCCCACCCGGGGGTCGTGGTCGCCGGCGCGTGCGGCGAGTTCCGTCGCTTCGGTCATAGCTGTCAACTTACATTGACACGACCTCGCGTGTCAATCCTGGTTGACAGTCAGCACGATCTTCCCGAACTGGTCGCCCGAGGCGAGGCGCTCGAAGCCCTCCCGGGCCCGGTCCAGCGGCAGCACCTCGTCGATGACGGGCCGCACCCCGGTGGTCGCGCAGAACGCCAGCAGGTCCTCCAGTTCGCCCTTGGACCCCATCGTCGAGCCGACGATCTTCAGCTCCAGGAAGAAGATCCGGGTCAGTTCGGCGTGCGAGGGCCGGTCACCGCTGGTGGCGCCCGAGATGACCAGCGTGCCCCCGGGGCGCAGCGACTTGACGGAGTGGGACCAGGTCGCGGCGCCGACCGTCTCGATGACGGCGTCGACGCGGTGGGGCAGCCGCGCGCCGGGCTCGTACGCCTCGACGGCGCCGAGTTCGACGGCCCGCTCGCGCCTGGCCTCGTCGCGGCTGGTGGCGTAGATCCGCAGTCCGGCGGCCCGGCCGAGCACGATCGCGGCGGTCGCGACACCGCCGCCGGCGCCCTGGACGAGCACCGAGTCGCCGGGCCGCACCCCGGCGTTGGTGAAGAGCATCCGGTACGCGGTCAGCCAGGCGGTGGGCAGACAGGCGGCCTGCTCGAAGGTGAGCTCCTTCGGCTTGGGCAGCACGTTCCACGTGGGGACGGTGACCTGCTCGGCGAAGGTGCCCTGGTGGCGTTCGGTGAGGATGGAGCGGGGCTCGTCCGGCCCGACTCCGTGTCCGGTCTGGCCGATGACGGAGTGCAGGACGACCTCGTTGCCGTCCTGGTCGGTCCCGGCGGCGTCGCAGCCGAGGATCATCGGCAGCTTGTCCTCCGCGAGGCCGACGCCGCGCAGGGACCAGAGGTCGTGGTGGTTGAGGGAGGCGGCCCGGACGTTGACGGTGGTCCAGCCCGGACGCGCGCCGGGAGCGGGGCGTTCGCCCAGCTCAAGGCCGTTGAGGGGGTGGTCGCGGTCGAGGCGGGATGCGTAGGCGGCGAACATGGGGCCGACGATAGGCCGGGCGGCGGTCCGGTGTAACCGGCTGCGGGTGTGACACGCGCCGCGCGGCAACAGGCCCCTCTGCGACACGTGACACGTGCCGCGCGGAAACAAGCCTCTCCGGCGTTCGAGGAGCGGGGGTCCGGGGCAGCGCCCCGAAAAGGGCGGCACCGCCGGACCCCCGCCTCAGAACGTCAGCGCCGGGCCACACCCTCCGCGCGGGCCGCGGCGGCGACAGCCGCCGTGACCGCCGGGGCGACCCGCTCGTCGAACGGCGACGGGATCACGTAGTCGGCGGCCAGCTCGTCGCCCACCACGTCCGCCAGCGCGTTCGCCGCGGCGATCTTCATGCCCTCGGTGATCCGGGACGCCCGCACCTGGAGCGCGCCGGCGAAGATGCCGGGGAACGCCAGGACGTTGTTGATCTGGTTCGGGTAGTCGGAGCGCCCGGTCGCCACGACGGCCGCGTACTTGTGCGCGATGTCGGGGTGCACCTCGGGGTTCGGGTTCGCCATCGCGAAGACGAACGCGCCG contains:
- a CDS encoding DUF6104 family protein; this encodes MYFTDRGIEELEKRRGEEEVTFEWLAEQLRTFVDLNPDFEVPVERLATWLARLDDEDEDED
- a CDS encoding trypsin-like peptidase domain-containing protein, which encodes MGLVHDATVRIHRPGAGYAHDGPGGEFLGSGFFIAPSWILTCAHVAMRGEGGVVNVWFKEDRYSTELSEVPGKVVVAMPGARPQGLTGWPAPDLALIKLQRPVEHTCVYVTERSEAMLRSREIHCVGWAPSQGGGLLKRSGVCVVKGAYGASDDAEQVVRLDGDWLEPGMSGGPVVDLARGEVVGVIKSRLDNHQGGTAVGIERLRTLKVPSAPVETEADDTYQSVFHAHDRYHADRHNSPASTERTWADVQSELASPPGGVLGPKRRADLLGRLAEFPPPVSTRGLLLILDALPGVHSRDHRPAPRGWRDGLGALYDTRARDRDAPLELVLRYCMGVLAADRPFDVPSTRTAAKSLWEWVKRIAEEELSRDFRRQLAMEWAAVRLRLEENRRQAGVRTGGPVRHGERPCVLLALEPQGWARDRYDWRIGVVRHTGEMLPVDEDSQGAVLDPLPGRLAAALTEAFRQCDEPGSPALLQVAVTPALFGLEVDRWELPPDGLPLGVLRPVVLRSAVHGPAEERLARWKLTPGAATRAEVVDCENELRVRVPEVAQLRTLAHDSVPVLCRYGSRPDPEITAGAVRVLETGFGVALLQRRPTETDTVCREFHRRVAEAVSDARSRDGLPLKILELRKAVSAERTETYWSDGITLFYDDPHHPLPGSDELLEAP
- a CDS encoding MoxR family ATPase, with the translated sequence MSEPSEWLIYRGIGEPHDGLPQLPPPPPWRDFSGGRGTPADGNDSADRRLGIPGRIAEEHRPGAEELEMINAALYLRRPLLVTGDPGAGKSTLAHSVARELEFGKVLRWPIVSRSTLLDGLYHYDAIARLQDVQIASHAAADGVVGSDSAQNVGSYIRLGPLGTALLPSDRPRVLLIDELDKSDIDLPNDLLNVLEEGEFAIPELERIVDRLPDGEADVLDHDGNKVRIKGGRVQCRAFPFVVLTSNGERDFPAPLMRRCIHLELDRPDHKRLASFVKAHLGEEAARSSEDLITRFLERSRSELLATDQLLNAIYLTHAAAPAGRDRLAELLIQRLDRPR
- a CDS encoding DUF4097 family beta strand repeat-containing protein, producing MPVSTWAIAEPQKLTFDEPVTALRVRIVNGTVNVVGTDEPTARLEVTGIEGPPLIVTQQDGVLTVTYEDLAWQGLLKWFDRKGWHRNAAVSLAVPAGSGVEVGVVGAGAFVSGIRGRTDVRGVTGDTTLVGLAGPVGAETVSGNLEAQAVTGDLRFHSVSGDLTVIEGAGISVQAESVSGDMVLDLDPTGRPTDIRLTTVSGEVAIRLPHPADAKVEANTASGSVSNGFEDLRVNGQWGAKRITGTLGSGAGTLKATTVSGSIALLRRPPAEDDAHAAEPTGKVL
- a CDS encoding PadR family transcriptional regulator; this translates as MPPVFAHGRLRLYLLKLLDEAPRHGYEVIRLLEERFQGLYAPSAGTVYPRLAKLEAEGLVTHATEGGRKVYSITDAGRAELAGRTGELADLELEIRESVSELAAEIRDDVRGAAGKLRSDMRAAADESRHTTGSRPGGKAGKESPFGGFGDFGGLGDLSDLSDKEAWRTAKEELRKARQEWKEQARRAKDESRRAREDAQQARRQAKEAQDRAREQMQNAARQVQEHFARGDWPAGVREGLAEITGQLGAFARTGTRPPYSEPEPAGADPDWGKDSGGTGDPARDLDRLLDRFRDDIRDAARDRGVTEEQLTDARRHLSTAAAHIGALLRKDADGGTK
- a CDS encoding CU044_2847 family protein, whose product is MSDSVARITRIEMPDGTPVWARISGAEELDGPAPGSGPTYTDTGFGDIADQVQARVESLQGVVTSVARSLAVPLRAVRPDEVSVEFGIELTAKSGRIVGLLADGEAKGAIKVTLTWNGGGPPVDPPPPAPAPVPAQAPGPAGTPGYVPPVPFAPPGAPPVAPAPAPPGPPAGASPGAPAHPDGAGDTTGGGA
- a CDS encoding Clp protease N-terminal domain-containing protein, whose translation is MFERFTRGARATVTGAVTHADRTGAGPVTEEHLLLALLDQEGGRASFAAAALGLTDRRASVEAALAEARRRGGMTQADADALAGIGIDLTAIVSRVEEAHGEGALRDGQADRRKRIGGRFTRGSKTILEKSLRIALGRGDRFIGEEHLLLALAASPGVVADVLAEHGASYAAVERALYGDGGAQQDRRAG
- a CDS encoding zinc-binding dehydrogenase — encoded protein: MFAAYASRLDRDHPLNGLELGERPAPGARPGWTTVNVRAASLNHHDLWSLRGVGLAEDKLPMILGCDAAGTDQDGNEVVLHSVIGQTGHGVGPDEPRSILTERHQGTFAEQVTVPTWNVLPKPKELTFEQAACLPTAWLTAYRMLFTNAGVRPGDSVLVQGAGGGVATAAIVLGRAAGLRIYATSRDEARRERAVELGAVEAYEPGARLPHRVDAVIETVGAATWSHSVKSLRPGGTLVISGATSGDRPSHAELTRIFFLELKIVGSTMGSKGELEDLLAFCATTGVRPVIDEVLPLDRAREGFERLASGDQFGKIVLTVNQD
- a CDS encoding sigma factor-like helix-turn-helix DNA-binding protein, which gives rise to MTEATELAARAGDHDPRVGLRSVAALRRLLEQLEAVQVRSARVQGWSWQEIAAELGVSRQAVHKKYGRH